The genomic interval GACGGCGACGTCGTGCCGCCCCGTCCGGCCGGTACCCGGGTCGAGCAGCTCGGCGCCGGTGAAGAGCAGGTCCCAGCCCTCCGGACCGGGCGCGACGGCGGACTCGACGGCGGGCTCGACCTCGGGCGCGGTCACCGGGCCGCCTCGGCCGGGGTGGCCGCCGGTCCTGTCCCGCCGGCGGCGCCGATGCGCAGCCGGTAGAGCCGGGCCGGGCGGCCCTTGCGGTGCACCTGGGTGCTCCCCTCCACCTCGACCAGTCCGGAGTCGCTCAGCTTGCGGATCAGCCGCCGGCCGCTCGGGTCGGTGATGCCGAGCTGCTGGGCCAGGTCGGCGGGGGAGATGGCCCGGCCCTCCAGCGACCGTTCGATCGCCGCGAGCCGGGAGAGCGTCGCGGCGCTCAGCCCCACCTCACCGGCGAGCCGTTCGAGTTCGGCGCCGTGTTCCCGGTAGGTGAAGGCGAGCGCGGCCCCGGCCGGGCTCATCGGGCCGATGATGACGCCACCGTCCTCGACCAGGTACGCGCTCGGCGACTCCTCCTGCTCGGCCCGGGCGACGGCCCGTTCGGCGAGGTGCAGGCAGCTCCGGGCCGAGGCGCCGACCCCGAACCCGGCGGCCACCCGGATGCCGAGGGTCTCCTGCGCCTGACCGAGCGCGGGCAGCGACACCCAGCTGTTGGTCGCCTGTTCGAAGAGGGCCTGGTGGGCGAAGACCACCACGCCGCGCCGGCCCCGGTTCTCGATCCAGGCGTCCCCGAACTCCGGCGTGTTGAGCAGCAGGTTCATCAGCCCCACCCGGGCCCGGTCGAGGTCGAGCTGCGGCCCGGCCCGACCGACCAGGAAGATGCCGGCGGCGAAGCGCAGCGCACTGGCCTGTTTGGACTGGATCTGGAGGGCCAGCTCGTGCAGTTGGGCCCGCAGGGTGGCCGGCCCGGGTAGGCCGCCGAGGACCCGGGTGCTCTCCGGCAGCTGGGCGGCGACCGCCGTACGCAGGCTGATCACGTAGTCGGCGCCGGTCCGGGCCAGTGCCGACCGGTGGAACGCGACGATCTCGGCCACGCTCTGCTCCGGGTCGTACGGCAGGCAGCTGATCTGCGCCCGGTCCAGTTCCAGGGCCCGGGCCACCTCGTCGACGGTCTGGATGTCGTAGGTGTCGATGCTCACCGGGGTGGGTCGCCAGCCCCGGGAGAGCGCCTTGAACAGCGCCAGCGACAGGTCCAGCCCGGCCGAGCGCAGGATCGCCACCGGCAGGTCCGCCGGGAGCAGGTCCCGGCACTTCGCGTACGGGACCGGGCCGAGCAGCAGGCCGTCGACGCGTTGCCGGGCGAGCAGGCCGTCGACGAGTCCCCGGACCGCGTCCTCGTGCTCGTAGACGACCCACTCCAGCGTCACCCCGGCCAGCGTGCGCGCGGCGTCCTCGAAGACGGCGCGGTGGCTGGCGTGGATGACGAGACCGATCACCATCCGGCTCCCCAGGTTCGAAAATGGTCCGTTAACGGTGGCGCGGATAGCCTCGGCCCTGCCGGCCGTCCTCGTCAAGTCGTTGACGAATCAGCTTCGCGTCGGGCAGGCTGGGCAGCCGACAGCGAGCCATATCCGAACCTGTCCGGGGAGAGCCGTGCGCCACCAACTCGACGAGCCCGCGCTCGACTGGCGCGCCAAGGGGTTCTGGCAGCCCGACGGGCCGGTCCCGGACGCGGCGTTCGGCGCCGCCGGGCACTCGCTCTTCGGCGGCGCCGTCACCTGGCCGGTACTGGCGGTCCGGCGGTCCGCCGTCGCGCACAACGTCGCCACGATGGCCGAGTTCTGTGCCCGGCACGGCTTCTCGTTCGCCCCGCACGGCAAGACCAGCATGGCTCCGTCGCTGCTCGACGCCCAGTTGTCCGCCGGTGCCTGGGCGATCACCGTGGCCACCGCCAACCAGGCGCTCGCCTGCCGTGCCCTCGGGGTACCCCGGGTGCTGCTCGCCAACGAGCTGCTCGACCCGGAGCCGCTGCGCTGGCTGGCCCGGGAGGTCGACCGGGGCTTCGAGGCACTCTTCTTCGTGGACTCGGTCGCCGGGGTCGAGGCGATCGGCGCGGCGCTCGCCGACCGGCCGGCCGGTGCGCCGCTGCGGGTCCTGGTCGAACTCGGCTTCCCCGGCGGGCGGACCGGCTGCCGCACCGTCGAACAGGTGGTCGAGGTCGCCGAGGCGCTCGCCGCGACCCGGGTACGCCTCGACGGCGTCGCCGGCTACGAGGGCGGGTTGCCGGACGGCGCGGCGGTGTCGGCGTACCTGCGGCGGCTCCGTACGGCGGCGACCGAGCTGGCCCGCCGGGGGCTGGTCGGCCCGGAGGTGATCGTCAGCGCCGGTGGCAGTGCCTGGTTCGACCTGGTGGCCGAGGAGCTCGGCGGTGCCTGGCTGACCGGTCACGACCTGCGGGTGGTGCTGCGCAGCGGCGCGTACGTCACCCACGACCACGGCTTCTACGCCGCGCACACGCCGTTCCGGCGGATCCCGGGTCAGGGGCGGCTCGACGCCGCACTGGAACTCTGGGCGCAGGTCACCTCCACTCCGGAGCCGGGGCTGGCGATCGTCGGGATGGGCAAGCGGGACGCCCCGTACGACGAGGGCCTGCCGGTGCCGCTGCGGATCCGGCGTCGCTCCGGTGTGGAGCACGCCGTCACCGGGATGTCGGTGAGCCGGCTCAACGACCACCACGGCTATCTCTCGGTGCCGCCGGACGTCGAGCTGTACCCCGGTGACCTGGTCTGCTTCGGCATCTCGCACCCGTGCACCGCCTTCGACAAGTGGCGGGTGCTGCCGGTGGTCGATGACGACCACACCATCGTGGACCTGCTGCGCACCTACTTCTGACGGAAACTTTTCGCTCGGTACGGCGAACTTTTGTAGATCGCGACCAAAGTTGCCGAGCTCTGCTCTTTTCTTCTCGCTGCGCAGCCTCTAGCGTGTGTCTATTCGTAACAGAGACGACCGCTGATCGTCATATCTCGCGTCCGGCCCGCCACGGCCGCGACGTACGTTCCGCGCGCCACGAGTGGCACGTGAGCGCGCCCGTACTCCTCGACTCTCTTCGCGCGGGCACCCACCGGAGCATCGGGACTGTCCAGCGAGGACTCCTTGAATCGATCCAATCGGGAAGGTGCAGGACATGGGGAAGACGCAGCGCGAACCGATGGACCCGGCCGAGCGGCGCCGGCTCACCCGGCGGAGCATCCTGGCCGCCTCGGCCGGCGCGGCCGCCGCGCTCAGCGCGGTCGGCGCCAACGTGGTCCGGACCGAGACCCCCGCCGTCGCGCACGGGCAGTTGCGGGCCGAGCCGCTGATCCCGGGCCGCAACCGGGGCATCATCCTCTACAGCGTCCGGGACCGGATCTCCGCGGCACCGGACGACAGCGGTGTGCCGTACGGCTTCGAGCGGGTGCTGGCCCGGATCGCCGAGCTGGGCTACCAGGAGGTGGAGTTCGCCGGCTACACCCAGAGCCCGGAGATCCTGGGCCGGCAGATCACCCCGGCCGAGATCCGCAAGATCCTCGACGACAACGGGCTGGTCGCCAACGGCACCCACGCCTCGATCAACCCGGCCACCTTCGAGCAGCAGATGGACATCGCCGAAACGCTCGGCATGAAGAACATCGGCACCGGCAGTGACCCGACGAACTCGGCGTACACCTCGGACTGGGACGCGGCGGCGGACGTCTGGAACGAGCTGGGCCGGCAGGCCCGCCGACGCGGGCTGCGGCTCTACACGCACAACCACGACGCCGCGTACTCCTTCCTGCTCGACGCCGGGCCGCTGGACGCGAACGGCCGACCGACCCGCTCCTCCGGCACCCGCCGGCTGGAGTACTTCTTCCGGAAGACCGACCCGAGGTACGTCTTCTTCGAACTGGACATCTACTGGGCCTACGTCGCCCGCTTCAAGCACCAGAAGTACGTCGACCGGTGGGGCCGGGAGAAGACCGACCTCTTCGACCCGATCCTCAACGTCGTCTCGCAGAGCAAGCGGTTCCCGCTCTTCCACGCCAAGGACGGCAACCGGAACAGCGCGCTGGCCAACGGCTACGAGATGACCCCGCTCGGCGAGGGCGACATCAACTTCCAGCAGTTTTTCCAGACCATCGGCGACCCGGACTTCCGGCACGCCAACTGGGAGCAGGACACCGCCCCCGGCGGCGCGGCCAACCCCGGCCAGTCGCTCGACTTCGCGGCGCTCAGCTACACGAACATGTCGGAGCTGACCATCTACCGCCGGTGACCGCCCACCTTCCGTAACCCCTACGGCGTGCAGACGGAGGAGAGATGACGACAAGGATGCGGCGCTGGCTGACCGTGCTGGCGGCGACCGCGACGATCGTCCCGTTGACGGTCCAGGCCCCGGCGGCGGCGGTACCGGACCCGGGACCGGGTTCCGGCGGCGTACCCGCCGAGCAGCTGGTGGCCGAGGAGAACGGTCCGGCGGCGCTCCGCTCGGACGCCCGGGCCCCACGCGACTACGGCGTACTGGTCTTCACCAAGACGGCGGGGGCGCGGCGGGCGTCCATTCCGGACGGGGTGAAGGCGATCCGTGACCTCGGCCGGGAACACGGGTTCCGGGTCACCGTCACCCAGGACGCGGCGGCGTTCACCGAGCAGAACCTCGGCACGTACCGGGCGGTGGTCTTCCTCAACACCACCGGCGACATCCTCAACGCCACCCAGGAGGCGGCGTTCGAGAAGTACGTCAAGGCCGGCGGCGGGTTCGCCGGGGTGCATGCGGCGGCCGAGACCGAGCCGGACTGGGCCTTCTACCAGAGCCTGCTCGGCGCGAAGGCCACCGGCGTCTCCCCGGTCGAGCCGGGCAACATCGACGTCGCCGACCGGGCGCACCCGTCGACCGAGACGGTGCCGCGCACCCTCACCCTGACCGAGGAGTGGTACAACTTCTCCGCCAACGTCCGGGGCGTCTCGCACGTGCTCGCCACCGCCGACGAGCGCAGCTTCGCCGGTGGCGGGATGGGCTTCGACCACCCGATCGCCTGGTGCAAGGACTACCAGGGCGGCCGCTCCTGGTACACCGGGCTCGGCCACTCCATCGAGACCTATCGCTCCAAGCCGTTCACCCGGCACCTCCTCGGCGGCATCCAGTGGGCGGCCGGCGTGGTCGAGGGCGACTGCGGCGCGACCGTGACCGGCAACTACGAGAAGGTCACCCTCAACGACGAGCCGGGCGAGCCGATGTCGCTGGCCGTGCTGCCGGACGGCCGGGTCCTGCACAACACCCGGGGCGGCCAGGTCCGGCTCTACGACCCGGCCAGCGGCGCCAGCCCGGTGATCAACACGATCCCGGTCTACAGCCACGACGAGGACGGGCTGCAGACCGTCTCGATCGACCCCGACTTCGCCACCAACAGGTGGGTCTACCTCTACTACTCGCCGCCGCTGAACACCCCGGTCGACAACCCGGCCACCCCGGGGGTCAACGAGGGTGACGCGCCGGCCACCAGCGCCGACCCGACCGTCTGGGACAAGTTCAAGGGCTACAACCAGCTCTCCCGGGTCAAGTTCGTCGACGGCGAGAACCCGCACCTGGACATGAGCACCGAACAGCAGATCCTGCGGGTCGACGTGGACCGGGGCATCTGCTGTCACGTCGCCGGCAAGGTGAAGTTCGACGGGAAGGGCAACCTCTATCTGATCACCGGCGACGACACCAACGCCGGTGGCTCGGACGGCTTCACCCCGATCAACGAGTCGCCGACCCAGGGGCCGGGCTACGACGCCCAGCGCTCCGCCGGCAACACCAACGACCTGCGCGGCAAGCTGCTCCAGATCAGGGTACGGCCGAACGGCACCTACACGATCCCGGCCGGGAACCTCTTCCCGGAGGCGCAGGACCACGACGACAAGACCCGTCCGGAGATCTTCCTGATGGGGCTGCGCAACCCGTTCCGGTTCGACGTTGACGCCTCGGGCCGGGTCTACGTCGCCGACTACTCGCCGGACAGCCGGACCGCCAACCCGGCCCGGGGACCGGAGGGGACCGGTCGGTGGTTCGCCACCGACAAGGCCGGCAACTACGGCTGGCCGTACTGCTACTCGCCGGCCCTGCCGTACGTCGACTACGACTTCGCCACCCGCACCTCCGGGAAGCCGTTCAACTGCGGTGCCCCGGTGAACGACTCGCCCCGGAACACCGGCCGGACGGTGCTGCCGCCGGTGCAGGACCCGCAGTTCTGGTACACCTACGAGGCGCGTACCCCGTGCCCCGGGGCGTACCTGGAGACGCCGCCGACGAGCTGCGACTTCAAGTGGCCGGTGATCGGGACCGGCGGGGTCGGCCCGCACGGTGGACCGATCTACTCCTACGACCCGGAGTCGACCTCGGAGACGAAGTTCCCGGAGTACTACGACAACGCGGTGGTCTTCGGCGAGTTCACCCGGGACAAGATCTTCATGATGCGGACCGACGGCAAGGGCAACCTGGCCGGCGTCGAGCAACTGCTGCCCGGCTTCGTCTTCGACAACCCGATGGAGATGGAGTTCGGCCCGGACGGCAGCCTCTATCTGCTGGAGTACGGCGACGGCTTCTTCACCGCCAACCCGGACGCCCAGCTCTCGGTGATCCGCTACGTCAAGGGCAAGCGGTCGCCGGTCGCGGTGCTGAACGCGAGCCCGACCTCCGGGCAGGCGCCGCTGACGGTGAACTTCTCGGCGGTCGGCTCGCACGATCCCGACCCGGGGGAGTCGATCTCCTACGCCTGGGACTTCACCAGCGACGGTACGGTCGACTCGGCCGATCCGACCACGTCGTTCACCTACACCGCGAACGGGACGTACACGGCGCGGTTGACGGTGACCGACTCCAGTGGCCGGACGGGGGTGCTGACCCGGACCATCACGGTCGGCAACACCGCCCCGACGGTGACGGTGACCAGCCCGGTTCCGGGGTCCTTCTTCAACTGGGGTGACCCGGTGCCGTACACGGTGACGGTCACCGACCCGGAGGACGGCACCATCGACTGTTCCCGGGTGACGGTCAGCTTCGTACTCGGGCACGACACCCACGGCCACGAGCACGGCTCGACCACCGGCTGCACCGGGGTGCTCCAGTCCCCGGCCGACGGCGCCGACCACGCCGGCGGCTACCTGTACGGCGGGATCAGCGCCTCCTACACCGACCTCGGCGGTGGCGGCCAGCCGGGGTTGACCACGGTGAACCAGGTCGTGATCCAGACGCCCCGGCAGCAGGCCGAGTTCGCCCAGGTCAAGCAGAACGTGACGATCGCCAACAGCAGCGACACCGGTGGCGGTCAGCACGTCAACGGGATCGACGCGGGTGACGCGATCGCGTTCGACCCGATCAACCTTGGTGATGCCAGCGCGGTCACCTTCCGGGTCTCGGGCGGCTCGGCGGCCACCGCCGGTACGCCCCGGGCCACCGTCGAGCTGCGGCTCGACTCGCCGACCGGCCCGCTGGTCGGTACCGCCACGCTGAACGCCACGACCGGCAACAACGACTGGTCCAGCCAGACCCTGGCGGTCGACCAGCCGGCCGGTGGTCACCGGCTCTACCTGGTCTTCCAGCCGGTCACCGGTGGTCCGACCACCGGCCTGGTGAACCTCAACTGGGTGGAGTTCACCCCCAGGTAGTCCCGATGTCTCCATCGAGCGAGGTGCCAGGAAGTCACCATGGTGACTTCCTGGCACCTCCGTCAGTGGGACTGTAGGCCCTCCGTCCGCCCCGGACGGGCGCTGCCGGGGCGGGCGGTGTCGGGGCGGGCGGCGTCGGGCGGGGCGGCCAGGAGCCGGGCGTGCAGCGCCGGATCGGCGTACCCGAGGAGACGCAGGGCGACCCAGGCGGCGCCGGCGGCGGCGTCCCCGGCCGGCATGCCGGGCCGGCCCAGTCGGGCGGCGAGCCGCTGCTGCACGGCGGCGCGGATCTCCGGTACCCCGGCCAGGACACCGCCGGCCAGCACCACCGGGCCGGGCGCCGGATGCAGCGACAGCAGGGTGCCGGCGAGCCGCTCGGCGGCGCTCTCCAGGATGGCCGTCGCGTCCGGGTCGCCGTCCCGGGCCGCCGTGCTGACCAGCGGGGCGAGCCCGGCCAGCCGGTCGCGGCCGAGCTGGTAGACCCGGGTCACGAAGGCGTCCGGATCGGTACTGCCGAGTTCCCCGGCCACGGCTCGGGTCAGCGGACCGGTCGGCGGGCCCCGGTAGAGTGCCCGGGCCGTCGACCGCGCCGCGGCCAGGCCGAGCCAGAACCCCGAGCCCTCGTCGCCGAGCAGCCAGCCGAGGCCGTCCGCGGTCCGGCCGACGGCGTCGTCCTGCACCTCGGCGGCGACCGCGCCGGTGCCGGCGATCAGCACGGTGCCGCGGTGCGCCGCCGTGCCGGCCGCGAACGCCACCACGGCGTCGCCGACGGTACGCATCGGGCAGGTCAGCCCGAGCCGTGTCCACTGCGCGGCGTACCGGGCGGAAACCTCCGGCTCGGCGAGCCGGGACACTCCGGCGAGTCCGACCACGGCGCCGACCACCCGGGCCGGGTCGTGTCCGTGCAGCGCCGCCCCGGCGGCCTCGCCGAGCGCGGCGGCGGTCACGGCCGGATCTGCGGCGACCGGGTTGCCGGCCCGGGCCCGGCCACGGCCGACGAGCTGACCGCCCACTGTGGCCAGCACCGCCCGGGTGGCGGTGCCGCCGCAGTCGACGCCGAGCACGAGCGCATCGGTCACCCTGCCGATGGTGCGGTGTACCGATAGAAAATGTCAAACCTATTGACGT from Plantactinospora sp. BC1 carries:
- a CDS encoding helix-turn-helix domain-containing protein translates to MVIGLVIHASHRAVFEDAARTLAGVTLEWVVYEHEDAVRGLVDGLLARQRVDGLLLGPVPYAKCRDLLPADLPVAILRSAGLDLSLALFKALSRGWRPTPVSIDTYDIQTVDEVARALELDRAQISCLPYDPEQSVAEIVAFHRSALARTGADYVISLRTAVAAQLPESTRVLGGLPGPATLRAQLHELALQIQSKQASALRFAAGIFLVGRAGPQLDLDRARVGLMNLLLNTPEFGDAWIENRGRRGVVVFAHQALFEQATNSWVSLPALGQAQETLGIRVAAGFGVGASARSCLHLAERAVARAEQEESPSAYLVEDGGVIIGPMSPAGAALAFTYREHGAELERLAGEVGLSAATLSRLAAIERSLEGRAISPADLAQQLGITDPSGRRLIRKLSDSGLVEVEGSTQVHRKGRPARLYRLRIGAAGGTGPAATPAEAAR
- a CDS encoding alanine racemase, whose translation is MRHQLDEPALDWRAKGFWQPDGPVPDAAFGAAGHSLFGGAVTWPVLAVRRSAVAHNVATMAEFCARHGFSFAPHGKTSMAPSLLDAQLSAGAWAITVATANQALACRALGVPRVLLANELLDPEPLRWLAREVDRGFEALFFVDSVAGVEAIGAALADRPAGAPLRVLVELGFPGGRTGCRTVEQVVEVAEALAATRVRLDGVAGYEGGLPDGAAVSAYLRRLRTAATELARRGLVGPEVIVSAGGSAWFDLVAEELGGAWLTGHDLRVVLRSGAYVTHDHGFYAAHTPFRRIPGQGRLDAALELWAQVTSTPEPGLAIVGMGKRDAPYDEGLPVPLRIRRRSGVEHAVTGMSVSRLNDHHGYLSVPPDVELYPGDLVCFGISHPCTAFDKWRVLPVVDDDHTIVDLLRTYF
- a CDS encoding sugar phosphate isomerase/epimerase gives rise to the protein MGKTQREPMDPAERRRLTRRSILAASAGAAAALSAVGANVVRTETPAVAHGQLRAEPLIPGRNRGIILYSVRDRISAAPDDSGVPYGFERVLARIAELGYQEVEFAGYTQSPEILGRQITPAEIRKILDDNGLVANGTHASINPATFEQQMDIAETLGMKNIGTGSDPTNSAYTSDWDAAADVWNELGRQARRRGLRLYTHNHDAAYSFLLDAGPLDANGRPTRSSGTRRLEYFFRKTDPRYVFFELDIYWAYVARFKHQKYVDRWGREKTDLFDPILNVVSQSKRFPLFHAKDGNRNSALANGYEMTPLGEGDINFQQFFQTIGDPDFRHANWEQDTAPGGAANPGQSLDFAALSYTNMSELTIYRR
- a CDS encoding ThuA domain-containing protein, translating into MTTRMRRWLTVLAATATIVPLTVQAPAAAVPDPGPGSGGVPAEQLVAEENGPAALRSDARAPRDYGVLVFTKTAGARRASIPDGVKAIRDLGREHGFRVTVTQDAAAFTEQNLGTYRAVVFLNTTGDILNATQEAAFEKYVKAGGGFAGVHAAAETEPDWAFYQSLLGAKATGVSPVEPGNIDVADRAHPSTETVPRTLTLTEEWYNFSANVRGVSHVLATADERSFAGGGMGFDHPIAWCKDYQGGRSWYTGLGHSIETYRSKPFTRHLLGGIQWAAGVVEGDCGATVTGNYEKVTLNDEPGEPMSLAVLPDGRVLHNTRGGQVRLYDPASGASPVINTIPVYSHDEDGLQTVSIDPDFATNRWVYLYYSPPLNTPVDNPATPGVNEGDAPATSADPTVWDKFKGYNQLSRVKFVDGENPHLDMSTEQQILRVDVDRGICCHVAGKVKFDGKGNLYLITGDDTNAGGSDGFTPINESPTQGPGYDAQRSAGNTNDLRGKLLQIRVRPNGTYTIPAGNLFPEAQDHDDKTRPEIFLMGLRNPFRFDVDASGRVYVADYSPDSRTANPARGPEGTGRWFATDKAGNYGWPYCYSPALPYVDYDFATRTSGKPFNCGAPVNDSPRNTGRTVLPPVQDPQFWYTYEARTPCPGAYLETPPTSCDFKWPVIGTGGVGPHGGPIYSYDPESTSETKFPEYYDNAVVFGEFTRDKIFMMRTDGKGNLAGVEQLLPGFVFDNPMEMEFGPDGSLYLLEYGDGFFTANPDAQLSVIRYVKGKRSPVAVLNASPTSGQAPLTVNFSAVGSHDPDPGESISYAWDFTSDGTVDSADPTTSFTYTANGTYTARLTVTDSSGRTGVLTRTITVGNTAPTVTVTSPVPGSFFNWGDPVPYTVTVTDPEDGTIDCSRVTVSFVLGHDTHGHEHGSTTGCTGVLQSPADGADHAGGYLYGGISASYTDLGGGGQPGLTTVNQVVIQTPRQQAEFAQVKQNVTIANSSDTGGGQHVNGIDAGDAIAFDPINLGDASAVTFRVSGGSAATAGTPRATVELRLDSPTGPLVGTATLNATTGNNDWSSQTLAVDQPAGGHRLYLVFQPVTGGPTTGLVNLNWVEFTPR
- a CDS encoding N-acetylglucosamine kinase produces the protein MTDALVLGVDCGGTATRAVLATVGGQLVGRGRARAGNPVAADPAVTAAALGEAAGAALHGHDPARVVGAVVGLAGVSRLAEPEVSARYAAQWTRLGLTCPMRTVGDAVVAFAAGTAAHRGTVLIAGTGAVAAEVQDDAVGRTADGLGWLLGDEGSGFWLGLAAARSTARALYRGPPTGPLTRAVAGELGSTDPDAFVTRVYQLGRDRLAGLAPLVSTAARDGDPDATAILESAAERLAGTLLSLHPAPGPVVLAGGVLAGVPEIRAAVQQRLAARLGRPGMPAGDAAAGAAWVALRLLGYADPALHARLLAAPPDAARPDTARPGSARPGRTEGLQSH